The following are from one region of the Salvia hispanica cultivar TCC Black 2014 chromosome 1, UniMelb_Shisp_WGS_1.0, whole genome shotgun sequence genome:
- the LOC125191407 gene encoding UPF0496 protein 1-like, giving the protein MTSYADLMAREFVVAFRDLQKDATNHEKLACFARRHYVNRLNGPEFASALTNKPGNDPSIVHNFFHHLSCHYKEHLVMLKTLKSMDESLVKRIDSMDVSKKASAVSFTLAAMFFAATAAMAAANANPKREAAWPASGPAATDQVAAGPAEVGPILAGPAVAAAAAAASILFGGVGKWIHSLLNKRETAARKHKEITVVMTIGAKFGMGDLSSIHDVARRLEFQNKSLSETVDDGNIVAAVEGGFVELEAKVEAYSDRMKWARDGVLESIITHLG; this is encoded by the coding sequence ATGACCTCCTACGCCGACCTCATGGCCAGAGAATTCGTAGTGGCGTTCCGTGATCTGCAGAAGGACGCTACGAATCATGAAAAGCTGGCCTGTTTTGCCCGCAGACACTACGTGAACAGGCTCAACGGGCCCGAGTTCGCCTCAGCACTCACAAACAAGCCAGGGAATGATCCTTCGATCGTTCACAACTTCTTCCATCATTTATCCTGCCATTATAAGGAGCATTTGGTGATGCTGAAGACGCTCAAATCAATGGATGAGAGCTTAGTAAAGCGCATCGATTCCATGGATGTCTCTAAGAAGGCGTCGGCCGTTTCCTTCACGCTCGCTGCCATGTTCTTCGCAGCCACGGCTGCGATGGCTGCTGCGAATGCCAATCCCAAGAGGGAAGCGGCCTGGCCAGCATCTGGGCCCGCTGCTACTGACCAAGTAGCAGCTGGGCCAGCAGAGGTCGGACCCATATTGGCCGGGCCAGCTGTGGCAGCGGCAGCAGCAGCGGCCTCCATTCTGTTTGGGGGAGTCGGGAAATGGATCCATTCGCTTCTGAACAAGCGGGAAACTGCAGCCAGGAAACACAAGGAAATAACTGTGGTTATGACTATTGGCGCCAAATTCGGCATGGGAGATCTTAGCTCCATTCATGACGTGGCTAGGAGGCTGGAGTTCCAGAACAAATCTTTGTCGGAAACGGTTGATGATGGGAACATAGTGGCGGCTGTGGAAGGGGGCTTTGTTGAATTGGAAGCGAAAGTTGAAGCATACAGTGATAGGATGAAGTGGGCTAGAGATGGTGTGCTTGAAAGTATTATCACGCACCTGGGTTAA